DNA sequence from the Excalfactoria chinensis isolate bCotChi1 chromosome 2, bCotChi1.hap2, whole genome shotgun sequence genome:
ACACGTGTCGTCATTTGCACCTATGAAACCTGTTAGACTGTATgaagtcttttgtttttgtgattttagtgtttttttgtttgcttgtttgtttgtttgtttgtttttaataaatactCTCTGAAATTACTCTGTCTTATTTAGCCAAAGTAGATCTTCTGTTATCAAAGGTTACAGCCAAGTATACCTTTTCACCTTTCAATGGGAACTTTTTGATCTGTATTATCGTCCATAAGAAGGGGTACAATTTCatcgaatcatagaatggcctgggttgaaaaggaccacaatgatcatctggtttccaCCCTCCTCCCCCCGACTATGTTCAGagtcgccaaccaccagaccaggctgcccggagccacatccagcctcgccttgaatgcctccagggatggggcatccacaacctctctgggcaacctgttccagggtgtcaccaccctctgtgtgaaaaacttcctcctaatatctaacctaaacctcccttctCCTAGTTcaagaccattcccccttgtcctatcactatccacccttgtaaacagccattcccctcctgtttatatgctcccttcaagtactggaaggctgcaatgagctctccctgaagccttctcttctccaagctaaacaagcccatttccttcaacctttcttcataaattTGTCTGTACTTAGATGGAACAAAATGAATTGAGAATAGGATTTTAAAGTCATAGGAAGAGGCAGCTTGGTGTGAGGGTAGGGTCTCACAGAGTCATTGCAGGCAATTTCTATTTCTGACTAGATCTCTCCTGTTCCTGGTGGAACCTTAGATACCCAACTCTAGATTTCAGAAATCTAGATGTCCTAATTGAGATCCTTAAAGCCACTTTCAGACTTTTCTCTCATTACATTGTCCAGATTTGAATTTGATCACATAATTCACTGTTGCTAATCATATTCTTGGATGTTGCCTTTCAGAGTACTTTTTCCAGGAGGTGGTGTGGATCTTAGGACTTCAGAATACTCCAGGGTTGCTAAGATATTTTACCGCAAGGCATTAGAGGTAATTACTAAGGAACAGTCTGTTCTTGTTGTCACTGTTCAAAGATCAAAATGACAAGGAGGCTCATATTTGCAGTTTCCCACTGGCATCCAGCATGTTAACTGTAAGCCTGGCAATAAGCATTGCTAGCTTCTGCTTCAAAAACTCACTTAAAAGCTTAAGATTCAGACACCTGACGCTCCCTCATGTTATGTTATGTTATCATTGTCTGGAATTCCAGTTCTTTATTCAGTGTAACCGGGGGCTTCACTGTTGTTTTGAACCTGAAATAAAGTAACAATAAAGCTATCCAAAAGCACAAAGTATCCAGTGACATTAAATGCTGAATAAAGATCTGCCTAAATGTAATTATTAGTGAGAGTCTTATAAATAAGGCTTAGACTCGGAAGGAATTCTAGAGAGGCTCTCAAACAATCCAGTCTACAATCATATAACATTAAAGCTTCTCCTAACATATATTCTACAGTCAGTGAGGCACCTTTACTCCTATATATAAGTGGATTTAAATACATCTTTGAAGGTAGATATGAAATGTCTACTTCAGCATGTTACCTCATTTGACTGATTTCCAGTGGTTCGGTAGCTGTAAATAAAGCAGATTTTTGAAGTTAACACTAATTTAACTTATAACATGACAAAAAGCTTGTGAAAGGTGGTGTTAAGTTACTTTTTATTGCTAATCATTAGCTTTTTTTAGGAAGAGATTGAATTTGTGggaaagctgtttctttcaaGGAATATCAGGAAGGCTCTGAATCCTTACAGAAAATTTAATTCTCTCTGAGCACAAGagattcttattttttcttcctagataataaacacattttgaagTAAAACTTTACTGTCTTGTTAAGTGTATTGTTGAAAGTAATGGAGATTAATTGAACTGTATACAGAACTCTTATTAATATGGCTTAAACTGTTACCAAAGTAGGAGGTGTTCATTGGCAGTGAGGAATTCCTCTCTACTCTTGTCTACAGACAAGGAAAGCACAGGCGTCCATAGAACCAGTCAGCTGCGGCTTAGTGCACCAGTTTCCTACTGCTCAGTCCCTGTGATGTTAATGTTGCTATTCTACCATCTATCTCTTGTCTTTATTCATAGTGATGACTCATCAGTCACCTTCAACCTGAGTCTTACAATTTTGTAAAACTAGTAATCTCATTTGTCTCTACAAAACTGCTCATGGTGTAAAGTGCAGCTTGAGGTGATGGTTTCTTGTGGTTTCCTGTTAGTGTTTGCAGGACTATTACAAAATTCTATTGCCATTTCATAACATTGTGTATGTCATAAGTTTATGACCCAAGAGGCAGAATTATTGGTCTTAATAATACTTACGGTGACTTAGGACATAATACTTACGGTGactaaaaggcagaaaataataTTCACTTCTTCATAGGTAATGTTTACTcatatttttccccctcccccctcatGCTATTACTGatgcttctgtgttttaatgttCATCTTTTAAGACTTGATTAGCACTATGAAATATTAGCAGTTTTATAAATATAAGGCGAGTTACCATAATCAACAGTACACTAGCAGGGATGTAATAGGCTGAAAGttaagggttttatttttttttaatagatgctTACCATCCAGACAttccttgtttttttattttattattttattttaatttattttattttaatttatttattttaagtttttaaactaaaatgaaGGCATTTGACATGTTTATTTCAATTGCTGAACTGTTATAGCTGTTTGGTAGAGTTTGTACTGCTGTAGTAGTTTTATTTCTCACCTACAGAAGCAAAAGTGAAAAGAGTAGGAagttctgttcctttttctttctgtaaaacttcagtactttattttgttgtttgtttattttgaaggCCAATGATAAAGGAGATTATTTCCCAGTATGGGGAACATGTCTTGGACACGAGTTGCTGACATATCTCACAAGTGGTGAAATTTTACTTGTTAATACCAAGACAAATGGTTTTTCACTCCCTTTGAACTTTACATCAGGTGAGAAATCCCACTACATTTCATGACTGAGTTTTGCTGAGAGTTATTGAGGTTTTGTTTGCGAAAAGTACACAAGGCTGAATGTTTGGGGGGTTTCTGATGATTAAGTACTTTCTTATTATGTTGTCCAAACTTTTATAAAGTCTGCaactctgtttttatttcactgattttctatttccttgCAGTACATTCTTAGGTTGTAAAATTTTACCACAGAAACCggaaaatttgttttaaagtggTTTTTATTAAATGTGTTTCCTATCCAGTAATAGCCTGTTAGCAGTTTGGGTAATGGgcaatctctttttcttttttctttgtgacaGCTGCAAAACACAGTAGATTATTCAAGAATCTTCCCAATGATTTATTACATGCCTTTGCTAATGAGCCGTTGACATCAAACTTTCACAAGTGGAGCATTTCCATAGAGGTATTTGATCATTTCTCTTCACAAACACAAATGCATTATCTCTGTCTAAACTAGAAATAAAGGAGCAGATAacacatctttattttctttcctccttacTGCAGAACTTcacaaagaatgaaaagctaTATGATTTCTATAATATTCTGACCACTAACACTGATGATGAAGTGGAATTTATATCTACCATGGAAGgtaggaaaatgaatttatatGACTGTATCAAAGTACTTATTCGGTGGTTTCTGAGGTGTGGTAGAATTTATGCTGATTTGTAGTGCAAGCTTACTGTTATAATAACAGGGTGAGTGCTGGCTCTGTCTATGCTCTAGCTGTGATAGACGTACTGTTAGCagagaaagtttttcttttgagtaCACATTTTTGAGCTTAACTACTTCTTTTACTCACTATTCCCCTTCCTGATGTGCTATGATGCTTTAGCATTGGTATTTTCCAATATTTTGGTACTAAGTGTATAGCACTTGTCTTGTAATAGCCTTACTCTGTTGCATCTTGCTTGTTGATGGTCTGCTTATGCTCGCCTTCCTGTGATGCTTTATTACTCATTTGAGTATAGGGAGAACAATTCATAATATTGAAATAACAGCAATATCTCTCACTGCTTTGACACCAGCACTGGTAATTGTTCCTCTCCAAAatccttttgctttccctacCCGATGTTACATATGTCTTTCACCAGATTTGCTCCTTGCTCAtctcaaaaaaaaccacatattGTCTCCTTGGAGAGGGGTTTATTTTGATTAGTGCACAACTAGCAGCTCTACAATAAGGCCCAGATGTCAGCCTATGGGATTTTTCTGTATGGCATGCTGGCAGTCCTCCAGAAGAGGAGAATAGCAGTTTGATCAGAAAACCTAATCAGGCTAATGATAACATGTCCTGTGCCTGCAAGCATTTTATCACAGAGCAGTTATCACCTACTGTGGCTCTGTTTTTTATGCAAGACTTAAGGACTGGCTTCTTCCTGGCACAGACCAAATGGGAGCTGCCTCTGGTTTGCCTTCAAGGAGATCCTGATACTTGGATCTGTTTCAGCCTGCTCTTGAAGCTTTTGTGAAGCTGTTGATGAGTGAGGTTTTTTTGTAGCTCGTcttttgactttgttttgcAGTAAGACTAAACACATCACTATGAAGGCATAGGTCTTACTTATCTGCTTTGatggaaaatgtgtttgttgCAGCATACGAATATCCAATTTATGGTGTCCAGTGGcatccagaaaaaaatccttttgaatGGAAGAACTCATCAGGCATTCCACATTCCTCAACAGCTGTAAGAGCTGCATATTACATAGCTGACTTCTTTGTTAATGAAGGTAAGTTTATGGTTTGTAAATGTGAGTCAACTACCTCTTACTGTTTCCGGAAAAGCTTATTTTGCAACCTTATGGGCTTATAAAGAGTAAGGGATACTAGAAGTAGAATGCCTTTGTAAAAGTGACATCAAAAGGCTGGCCATTCTAGCAAAAGTAGACCAGATCTTTCCAGCAGTCTGGGCCAAAAGTCTTGTCTGTGCAGTGATTTGAATGATCTCTGTAATGTCATATCTTCCATTGCACAAAGACTttaatgtgggaaaaaaaaaaagatccattCATAGTTCTAGACGCCTCCTCAGTTCTAAACTGAGTTACCACTGTAGTCTGTTCACTGTAGTTAAGTACTCAAGAAGTAAGGGAGTACTTAAAGTGATCAAACTTGATTATACATTTATCAATGTTTCCTAAACCATTCTGCTGAAATACTGGTTTCAGGCTGTTCATTGAGATATCTCAATTGACTGGGAATATAAAAAACATAATCAATATCTGAACTGTGTTTGGACTCTACGTTTGACTCCTTGACctttggaacaggttgcccagtgaggttgtggatgccccctccctggaaatattcaaggccaggctggatggggctttgaacaGCCTgttctagagggaggtgtccctgcctatagcagggggttggaactacatgatcttaaaggtcccttccagcccaaactgTACTATGATTCCTATGAAAAGAATGGCCAAATTGGAGAAGGTGgacagtgatttaaaaaaaaaaatagcgaAATGTGAGCTGACATGTTCAATAAGTTTGTAGAAATAAAAGTCATGTTTACACTTAGAAGTTTAAGGCTATTTCCTTGCATACTGTAGTCCTATACTGTTTTCCACAAAGGTAGAAAAATCACATGAAATTCCTTGTCGGTGTCCATAAGCTTCCTGTATTGTATCTATTTTAATAAGATATAAGAATCTTattaaaatagattaaaaagggaaaaatagaaaaaaaaataaaatagattaaaaaaaatagaaaaaaatagaaaatagattAAAAAGGGTTAAAAAAGGGAAGATATAAGATACATCCATTTTATTGATTTTGCAGTGCAGTAGTTGGACATGATATATTTTCTAAGCAGTAGTAAAGTTACTCTGGCTATTATCCAAATAGATGTGGTAGCTCTTCTCGTAAATCTCCTTCCTGTTGAGATACAGTGCATATGAATTTGTGTACATATATGCATGTACGACAGAAAATGTAAACtcttttcaactgaaaaaaattaagaaaacattGATAAGTGTATAATTAAGCCATTCCTTTCATATCATTTTCATATCCACCTGTAACTAATTTTAACATGTGCAGAGTTGCCAACATGACAAACTAGAGCAGGATTcagtttttattcttcttaCTAAGACCATGTTTGCACTGCATCTCTCAGTAGGATTATGCTCTGATGCATTTCTTCCAGTATTATGAATATTCTTATTCTATAGCCTGGATTTTCAATTAACAGTTGAATTTCTCCCTCCTCACTAAGAAAATACTGCTGTAAACAACTTTCTCAATTTGTACCTTAATGATTCTTATATAAATTGCTGtaattttgtttgctgttatgCAACACGGAATAACTTTGCTAACAAAGATACTGTCGAGGCTGATAGCAGTGAAGTGATCTgtacttctgaaatgttttacagCCCGGAAGAGCCTGCATCGTTTCCCCAGTGAAggtgaagaaacaaaagagctgATTTATAATTATAACCCAATTTATACAGGAACGTTTTCTTCATTCCAGCAAGTCTATTTTTTTGATTGAGTATCTTGTCAGAGGTGTGGCATTGCTATTGATAAACAGAATTATTTGCCTGCATTGCATAATTAAGCTGATTTAATGCAGTGCACGtgacagaaagacagaataaTTATCTTATTTTACAATAACTtaccctgtgtttcttctgtacTGTAGGACCACTAATCTAAAATTTTACACTCTAGATCATAATGGTTGTCTTGGGTTATACTTCATTGCTGAAGAAAAGtaactttttcttttgggaaaggttttctgatttttccctATGAATTTGGCCATTTTCAGGTTTAGTACGAGGAAAAGCACTGCATTCTTATTTCAAAGTATGGAGATTATCTCTGTAaaatgctgtgtgctgtgatAGCACTAGAGCTTTAAGTATATTGTATAGTAAAATCCTACCCTCTTCAAATGATTTAACAAATGAGACATTGGATCTTGGGCTTGTACATTTGTCTATGTAACCAAGTTTGTGAAAAGgattattttgttatttgaaaacattGCTCAAAATCATAAGTAAACATGATAGCAAAGAGATACCGACGGGGTATGTTATACCTGGTTTCTGAAACTTTGTGTTGTACATTCATTGTTGTTCAGGAAGCTTATACCTCATGAGGTCTGTGTAAGTGtgaagatgcattttaaattagGCATTGCAAATATCAGGTAAAATAAGTAAGTGTGAAGAGCATAGTTATGTTGTTTCCACTTTCCGTTCTTTTCGAATTCcattttatatgtatttgaAGAGCCTGTTTGAGAGTAACTGGAATCAGCAGACAGATAGGAGatacacacaaagaaacagGTCTGTAAAAGAATGTAAACCTAACTTTTGCTTTATACACGCTCTAACTTCTTCTGTAGTTACTGAGTAGAATTCTCATTGTAGTTAAAGGTAGTTTTCCATTAATTCAGTAGAGACAGTAGTCTGCATGTGTTTTGTTGGATAGTTAATACAGCTggaattgaaaaaaataaatcttagaAACTTAGAAACAACTTTGACGTTGACATAATTTTGCATTTGGTTCTATTAGTGAAAATTTTATATTGTGTACAAAAACTAAAATGAGACAATCAGCTATAATTTTACTGCAGTTTCCAACAGTGGGGACTGGgagtttatgaaaaaaaaacaggttcaTACCTCAGCTCTGTTTTGTAGTACCTTAAACACTCCAGTACATCAGGCCAGAAggaatgcctcctatttatttacatggaaatgATGGTAGGtagatacaaagagcagaaCGTTTTCTcaggaattcaattccacccctttgcttcatacttTCATGTTGGattccattttgtcagactgcccctctgctgccatgtgtcacacagcaacaaaataatgggaatattggtgggaaggtttaaccTCCACTGtcgtaccaccaacatctgcctctgatgtggAGCCacgtaataaaataggaggcattatgtTCAGAGCAAACATATCTGAATAAAGCTGGTACGTTTCTCAGGGTTTTTAATTAAAGGACTTTCTAGCTTGTTCTTTTTGATGAAACACCTGCGTAAGATAGAGAATgtgaaaaacattaattaaactAATATAAAGAAACGCTAACTGTGACTACTGTATGAACACTGCTTTGTAATCACAAGCTTAGATGTGTTACAGTGCAGATTATTTCTACATTTTCCAAATTCACTGAATTGAactttttttcatgtgaataaCTTTATTATATGAACTATATTTATTGGTTCCTGGGTAGATCCAGTGTAAAAGGACACTCTTGCTCTACTGTTGCATATAGATGTGGCAGCTGAGATGAGATACTTACAAACAGAGTCTAGCCATCTGTTTCTTATTCAGACTGAGTTCTTTAGAATAACTCTAAGGATTTGCCCGAGTAAGAAGGGCAGGATTTAGCCTTAAAAACAGGAACCAAATTGGCAAGTGAAATGTCTGCTAACTGCTGTAGGAGTAATTAGTCCTTCAGTGTGCAACTTCAAGGAATATTGTGTGTAATATGGTAAGAGAGTGGTTTATTTATCATGAACTTGTGTCTTTCCTTTACATCCTTGATCTTGTAAAGTCTTTCATGGTGCTATCAGTGATTCTTTTTTCTATGATAGTCTAAATAAAGTTTATTCAAGTAGGTGTGCATTTGTGTTCTTCTTTACGTAACAAGGATAAGACATTAATgttaattgtcttttttttctccttctgtgttTATTGTCAAAGCAACAAATCTTTATGATTCTCCATTTCGGAATATTCTGTGATAGTCACAAATCAGGAGGCTGCTCTAACCTGTGTCCACTTGGCATGGTTTTGGGAACCATTTCTCTGTTGTAATGGTGAGTGTGAGGAAGCTGTCTATGGTAAGTTAGTCCTAGAAAGTATGCAGCCATCaatctctgtttccttctgccaCTTGGCACTATAACTAGAGTAGGATGAGAATATTTACCTCCATATCTACAGAATTTCTGAAGTCACTTCATTTCTGTAGAACTGCTGCTCATATGCTATATAATACCTATGTACATTCACA
Encoded proteins:
- the GGH gene encoding gamma-glutamyl hydrolase; amino-acid sequence: MGYVAGLAPLPAAAVVLLLLRCATAASLAPRGREPEPNERPIVGILSQECHFDAFHKFGSSYIAASYVKFLESAGARIVPIRLNLSDEEYDKIFHSINGVLFPGGGVDLRTSEYSRVAKIFYRKALEANDKGDYFPVWGTCLGHELLTYLTSGEILLVNTKTNGFSLPLNFTSAAKHSRLFKNLPNDLLHAFANEPLTSNFHKWSISIENFTKNEKLYDFYNILTTNTDDEVEFISTMEAYEYPIYGVQWHPEKNPFEWKNSSGIPHSSTAVRAAYYIADFFVNEARKSLHRFPSEGEETKELIYNYNPIYTGTFSSFQQVYFFD